The following proteins are co-located in the Diaphorobacter sp. HDW4B genome:
- a CDS encoding aldehyde dehydrogenase — translation MASNTSSINELISTNPATGEEIARVPVTSIEELDAAVERAWQAFHHSGWKELLPHKRALVLNKIADGLVAEKESLARLQMADNGKPLGECRGMVESAIGTFRYYAGVCETLETDVTPSRGDYVSFTVLEPFGVIAAITPWNSPIMNDATKVAPALAAGNAVLLKPSEDSPLLGPELARIALAAGLPADLLQVVQGRGADVGAALVAHPGVRMVSFTGGTMSGRAIARVAGDKLIPTALELGGKSPHVVFADADREHAVAAVVAGIFGSAGQSCVAGSRLFIEASIYDEVLAQVVARAKTIRVAAPDADGVEMGPLASFHHRERVARFVDRAREEGGRILCGGEAPTGGEFDKGAYYLPTVIDGLGYDAVSCQEEAFGPVLVALPFKDEADLIAQANGTAFGLACGIWTESFKKAWRIGRALEAGSVWINTYKQSVTSTPFGGFKNSGIGREKGIDGMKLYAQVKSMYFGLHSQPLAVAK, via the coding sequence ATGGCCTCCAACACCAGCAGCATCAACGAACTCATCAGCACCAACCCCGCCACCGGCGAAGAGATCGCCCGCGTTCCCGTCACCTCCATCGAGGAACTGGACGCGGCCGTCGAGCGCGCCTGGCAGGCCTTCCACCACTCGGGCTGGAAGGAGCTGCTGCCGCACAAACGCGCGCTCGTGCTCAACAAGATTGCCGACGGTCTCGTGGCCGAAAAGGAATCGCTCGCGCGCCTGCAGATGGCCGACAACGGCAAGCCGCTGGGCGAATGCCGCGGCATGGTGGAGTCCGCCATCGGCACCTTCCGCTACTACGCCGGCGTGTGCGAAACGCTGGAAACCGACGTGACGCCGTCGCGTGGCGATTATGTCTCTTTCACGGTGCTGGAGCCGTTCGGGGTGATTGCGGCCATCACGCCATGGAACTCGCCCATCATGAACGACGCGACCAAGGTCGCCCCCGCGCTGGCCGCTGGCAACGCGGTGCTGCTCAAGCCATCAGAAGATTCGCCGCTGCTCGGCCCTGAACTGGCCCGCATCGCGCTGGCTGCGGGCCTGCCCGCCGATCTGCTGCAGGTCGTGCAAGGTCGCGGTGCGGACGTGGGCGCGGCGCTGGTCGCCCATCCCGGCGTGCGCATGGTTTCGTTCACCGGCGGCACCATGTCGGGCCGCGCGATTGCGCGTGTTGCGGGCGACAAGCTGATCCCTACCGCGCTCGAACTCGGCGGCAAGTCACCGCACGTGGTGTTTGCCGATGCGGATCGTGAACACGCTGTGGCTGCCGTCGTCGCGGGCATCTTCGGCTCGGCAGGCCAGTCCTGCGTGGCCGGTTCGCGCCTGTTCATCGAAGCCAGCATTTACGACGAAGTGCTCGCGCAGGTCGTGGCCCGCGCCAAGACCATCCGCGTGGCCGCACCTGACGCGGACGGCGTGGAAATGGGCCCGCTCGCCTCGTTCCACCACCGCGAACGCGTGGCCCGCTTTGTGGACCGCGCACGCGAAGAAGGCGGTCGCATTCTGTGCGGCGGCGAAGCACCGACCGGCGGCGAATTCGACAAGGGCGCGTACTACCTTCCCACCGTGATCGACGGTCTCGGCTACGACGCTGTCTCGTGCCAGGAAGAAGCCTTCGGCCCGGTGCTGGTGGCGCTGCCGTTCAAGGACGAAGCCGACCTGATCGCCCAAGCCAACGGCACGGCATTTGGCCTGGCCTGCGGCATCTGGACCGAGAGCTTCAAGAAGGCCTGGCGCATCGGCCGCGCGCTCGAAGCGGGTTCGGTGTGGATCAACACCTACAAGCAGTCGGTGACGAGCACGCCGTTCGGTGGCTTCAAGAACAGCGGCATCGGGCGTGAAAAGGGTATCGACGGCATGAAGCTCTACGCCCAAGTGAAGTCCATGTATTTCGGACTCCATTCCCAACCGTTGGCCGTGGCGAAGTGA
- a CDS encoding NAD(P)-dependent oxidoreductase, protein MSTTPTVAIYGLGNMGFPLAERVGAKFATQVFDLDAAALARAKEKFGGVAITSPEDLKNTSIVVLCLPNPTISLAVLAQIAPQLPKGAVVLETSTVNPEHIHAEQKVLAPFGIDVVDASIMAGVGQMVAGSASLALGGDEKAIERAQGVLDAIATKQVYFGALGAGAAAKVINNAVAHAVMIVVAEAGAMATASGVDTQKLIALLSDAQMGLHRPLTYRYADRIVKGDYAGGMPLDAARKDSVLALQLAQTLNVPLFAIQGSHSVYDMGVAAGYGRDDYAVVAKLWADWGCPTVPTEKA, encoded by the coding sequence ATGTCTACCACTCCAACAGTCGCCATCTACGGTCTTGGCAACATGGGTTTTCCGTTGGCCGAGCGCGTGGGAGCGAAGTTCGCCACGCAGGTGTTCGACCTCGACGCTGCGGCGCTGGCACGTGCCAAGGAAAAATTTGGCGGCGTAGCGATCACTTCGCCTGAGGATCTGAAGAACACCAGCATCGTCGTGCTGTGCCTGCCCAACCCCACGATCTCGCTGGCCGTGCTTGCGCAGATCGCGCCGCAACTGCCCAAGGGTGCCGTGGTGCTGGAGACCAGCACGGTGAACCCCGAGCACATCCATGCCGAGCAGAAGGTGCTCGCGCCTTTCGGCATAGATGTGGTGGACGCATCCATCATGGCCGGTGTCGGCCAGATGGTGGCGGGCAGCGCATCGCTGGCGCTCGGCGGTGACGAAAAGGCCATCGAACGCGCCCAGGGCGTGCTCGATGCAATCGCCACCAAGCAGGTCTATTTCGGCGCGCTCGGCGCGGGTGCCGCAGCCAAGGTGATCAACAACGCCGTCGCGCACGCCGTGATGATCGTCGTGGCCGAAGCCGGTGCCATGGCCACCGCCTCGGGCGTAGACACGCAAAAGCTGATCGCCCTGCTGTCCGACGCGCAAATGGGCCTGCACCGCCCGCTGACCTACCGCTACGCCGACCGCATCGTCAAGGGCGACTACGCAGGCGGCATGCCGCTCGACGCCGCCCGCAAGGACTCCGTGCTCGCACTGCAACTGGCGCAAACGCTGAACGTCCCCCTGTTCGCGATCCAAGGCTCGCACAGCGTCTACGACATGGGCGTCGCCGCAGGCTATGGGCGTGACGACTACGCAGTCGTAGCCAAGCTCTGGGCCGACTGGGGTTGCCCCACGGTTCCGACAGAAAAGGCATAA
- a CDS encoding tripartite tricarboxylate transporter substrate binding protein, producing the protein MSTSFKNFTRRAMTLAVGAIAFGAATSSFAAWPNDKPIELIVGFAAGGGTDITARTVAQFLTTKTGARVVVVNKVGASGEIGLSYVAKAKADGYTLGMTNMPGLVTLPIERLGKGQFSAGDFSYIANMVRDPSAFSVLASSKYKNLNDLVADAKTRPGEITYGSTGVGTDDHLAMVLFQRLTGVKFNHIPYNGAGPLRTAVLGDQVVIGGMNLGEVMPFREKVRILGQASPERAKLAPDVPSFKEQGVNLVFNSERGVVAPKGIPDDVKTKLTAALRDIANDPDFQKQMVNQFTEMDYLEGDAWKARLDKQTEGFKTIWAESPWSDK; encoded by the coding sequence ATGTCCACTTCCTTCAAGAACTTCACCCGCCGCGCGATGACTCTGGCAGTCGGTGCAATTGCCTTCGGCGCAGCCACCAGCTCTTTTGCAGCCTGGCCCAACGACAAGCCCATCGAACTCATCGTCGGCTTCGCGGCGGGCGGCGGAACGGACATCACGGCCCGCACGGTGGCCCAATTCCTCACCACCAAGACCGGCGCACGCGTCGTCGTGGTCAACAAGGTGGGCGCTTCGGGCGAGATCGGCCTGTCCTACGTGGCCAAGGCCAAGGCCGACGGCTACACGCTGGGCATGACCAACATGCCGGGCCTCGTCACGCTGCCCATCGAACGTCTGGGCAAGGGCCAGTTCTCGGCCGGTGATTTCAGCTACATCGCCAACATGGTTCGCGATCCGAGCGCGTTCAGCGTGCTGGCGTCGAGCAAGTACAAGAACCTGAACGATCTGGTCGCCGATGCCAAGACGCGTCCCGGTGAGATCACCTACGGCTCCACCGGCGTGGGCACGGACGACCACCTCGCGATGGTGCTGTTCCAGCGCCTGACGGGCGTGAAGTTCAACCACATTCCCTACAACGGCGCGGGTCCGCTGCGTACCGCCGTGCTGGGCGATCAGGTGGTGATCGGCGGCATGAATCTGGGCGAAGTGATGCCGTTCCGCGAGAAGGTGCGCATCCTCGGCCAAGCCAGCCCCGAGCGCGCCAAGCTCGCACCCGATGTGCCGAGCTTCAAGGAGCAAGGCGTGAATCTGGTATTCAACTCCGAACGCGGCGTGGTCGCGCCCAAGGGCATTCCGGACGACGTGAAGACCAAGCTGACCGCCGCGCTGCGCGACATCGCCAACGATCCGGATTTCCAAAAGCAGATGGTCAATCAGTTCACCGAAATGGACTACCTCGAAGGGGATGCCTGGAAGGCGCGCCTGGACAAGCAGACCGAAGGTTTCAAAACCATCTGGGCCGAATCTCCTTGGTCGGATAAGTAA
- a CDS encoding LysR family transcriptional regulator, giving the protein MRLDLSDLRLFLCVVDAGSITQGAARAHLALASASERLRSIEEDAGVQLLERRPRGVVTTEAGEALAHHARRILQQQELLRSELSDFAKGSRGTLVFYASTVALTEYLPRQLAPWLATRPRLRVDLKERTSSEIASAIASGLIEAGIVSDVVKKSEFDIHIQPVVKDHLVLIAPLSHPLVTEGRKSVTFNELLNEQFVGLTSGNALQDHIAEHARRVGRDIALRIRMKTFEGVCEMVAHGIGVGILPIGVARRYKRQHPCQIIPLTDDWAQRHLCLCWRDWSQLSPPMRSLLTHLGATP; this is encoded by the coding sequence ATGCGTCTTGATCTGTCTGACCTTCGCCTGTTTCTCTGCGTGGTGGATGCCGGCAGCATCACCCAGGGCGCGGCGCGCGCGCATCTGGCACTCGCATCCGCGAGCGAGCGGCTGCGCAGCATCGAGGAAGACGCGGGCGTGCAACTGCTCGAACGCAGGCCGCGCGGCGTCGTCACCACCGAAGCGGGCGAGGCGCTTGCGCACCACGCAAGGCGCATCCTGCAGCAGCAGGAACTGCTCCGAAGCGAGCTCAGCGATTTCGCCAAAGGCTCGCGCGGCACGCTGGTGTTCTATGCCAGCACGGTGGCGTTGACCGAATACCTGCCGCGCCAGCTCGCACCGTGGCTGGCAACCAGACCGCGCCTGCGCGTCGATCTGAAGGAGCGCACCAGCTCGGAAATCGCCAGTGCCATTGCCTCGGGGCTGATCGAGGCGGGCATCGTCTCCGACGTGGTCAAGAAAAGCGAGTTCGACATCCACATCCAGCCGGTGGTCAAGGACCATCTGGTGTTGATCGCGCCGCTCTCACACCCATTGGTGACGGAGGGCCGCAAATCGGTGACCTTCAACGAGCTGTTGAACGAGCAGTTCGTGGGCCTGACCAGCGGCAACGCGCTGCAGGACCACATCGCCGAGCACGCAAGGCGCGTGGGCCGCGACATCGCGCTGCGCATCCGCATGAAGACTTTCGAAGGCGTCTGCGAAATGGTCGCGCATGGCATCGGCGTGGGCATATTGCCGATAGGCGTCGCGCGGCGCTACAAACGCCAGCACCCCTGCCAGATCATTCCACTCACGGACGACTGGGCTCAGCGCCATCTGTGCCTGTGCTGGCGCGACTGGTCACAGCTCTCGCCGCCGATGCGCAGTCTGCTCACGCATCTGGGCGCAACGCCATGA
- a CDS encoding sel1 repeat family protein, with translation MPNANHARHSSQLSTHPTGSHLILLGLCVVLALARGASLMGDAHAATLGDQAQHSPEQVYQMALEARTERDYPAMLQWLREAGHAGDMRAQELLASVLIGGPSLYGPAIAADPCEASQWAQRSAAQGSEVGKHQRTLLNGFRADCLKG, from the coding sequence ATGCCAAATGCCAACCACGCCCGCCACTCCAGCCAGCTCTCGACCCACCCCACCGGATCGCATCTGATTCTGCTCGGCCTGTGCGTTGTGCTCGCGCTGGCGCGTGGCGCATCGCTCATGGGGGATGCGCACGCGGCGACCCTTGGCGATCAGGCGCAGCACTCGCCGGAACAGGTCTACCAGATGGCGCTCGAAGCGCGCACGGAGCGCGACTACCCCGCCATGCTGCAGTGGCTGCGCGAGGCGGGCCACGCGGGCGACATGCGCGCGCAGGAGCTGCTGGCCAGCGTGCTGATCGGCGGGCCAAGCCTCTACGGCCCAGCCATCGCCGCTGATCCTTGCGAGGCCAGCCAATGGGCGCAGCGTTCTGCCGCGCAAGGCAGCGAAGTCGGCAAGCACCAACGTACTTTGCTCAATGGATTTCGCGCCGATTGCCTGAAAGGTTGA
- a CDS encoding ATP-binding protein, whose protein sequence is MTCWLRRWLTLCLLMLAGMCAPALANETCTPRILDVEVAKAPGDGSARPTEGWIKTKLPDAMNRHWPGYDGSGWYRVDFDASACTVPVALGIDGISVAGAVYLNDDLLWRDKSLVEPLSRSWNIPRWWVLPATSLHAGVNSVWIRAVAVSGIWSGVSALRLADEATVRAQFEHAQWHQRTIYFINAVLCGMAGVLFTLVWLLRRKEPAYGWFALMSLAWLAYLTTYLAESPWPFADSMMRSRASMVALIVYVLGACLFTFRYGGQRMAWIERALWALAGIGSLASLLAPKAVAGAWWGMVWQVAMAVFLLNALQFQWHVWHGPRERPRRRRDMLLALVWLVFVVVALHDLSGMLGFWEVARNWAAMSGPLIIALIMLVLGSQLVQEMRSVERFNHALADGIANARAELAIAHEREHQQSLHNTKLQERIRIAHELHDGLGASLVRGMALVEQADAPLPNQRVLSLLKTLRDDLRQMIDYSTSSTAAVPDSPVQWAAPLRHRFTRILDELDVESEWNIAEHWQDEQLRPNALQSLNLIRLAEEALTNVIKHSRATKVRVSCEQPSPARFIVRVEDNGIGFDVQTVQQTSLNVGMRSMTARAARIAGKLKVESGACGTAVAVEVTLERPQPISV, encoded by the coding sequence GTGACGTGCTGGCTGCGCCGCTGGCTGACCCTGTGCCTGCTAATGCTGGCGGGGATGTGTGCGCCCGCTTTGGCGAACGAAACCTGCACGCCACGCATCCTGGATGTCGAGGTCGCCAAGGCTCCCGGCGACGGCAGCGCCCGCCCCACCGAAGGCTGGATCAAAACCAAACTGCCCGATGCGATGAACCGGCACTGGCCGGGCTACGACGGATCGGGCTGGTATCGCGTGGACTTCGACGCGTCTGCCTGCACGGTGCCTGTGGCGCTGGGCATCGACGGCATCAGCGTGGCGGGCGCGGTCTACCTCAACGACGATCTGTTGTGGCGCGACAAGTCGCTGGTCGAGCCGCTGTCGCGCAGCTGGAATATTCCGCGTTGGTGGGTGCTGCCGGCGACCTCGCTGCACGCGGGGGTGAATTCGGTGTGGATTCGCGCCGTCGCGGTGTCGGGCATCTGGTCGGGTGTGAGCGCGCTGCGGCTCGCTGACGAGGCCACGGTGCGTGCGCAGTTCGAGCATGCGCAATGGCACCAGCGCACCATCTATTTCATCAACGCCGTGCTGTGCGGCATGGCGGGCGTGCTGTTCACGCTGGTCTGGCTGCTGCGCCGCAAGGAGCCCGCCTATGGCTGGTTTGCGCTGATGTCGCTGGCCTGGCTGGCCTACCTCACCACCTATCTGGCCGAATCGCCCTGGCCGTTTGCCGATTCGATGATGCGCTCGCGGGCCTCGATGGTGGCGCTGATCGTCTACGTGCTGGGCGCGTGCCTGTTCACCTTCCGCTACGGCGGGCAGCGCATGGCATGGATCGAACGCGCGCTGTGGGCGCTGGCGGGCATCGGTTCGCTGGCGTCGCTGCTGGCGCCCAAGGCCGTCGCCGGTGCCTGGTGGGGCATGGTCTGGCAGGTGGCGATGGCGGTGTTTCTGCTCAACGCGCTGCAATTCCAGTGGCATGTCTGGCACGGCCCACGCGAGCGGCCGCGCAGACGCCGCGACATGCTGCTGGCGCTGGTCTGGCTGGTGTTCGTGGTGGTGGCGCTGCACGATCTGAGCGGCATGCTCGGCTTCTGGGAGGTGGCGCGCAACTGGGCGGCGATGAGCGGGCCGCTGATCATCGCGCTCATCATGCTGGTGCTCGGCTCGCAACTGGTGCAGGAGATGCGCAGCGTCGAGCGCTTCAACCACGCGCTGGCCGACGGCATTGCCAACGCGCGCGCCGAGCTGGCCATTGCCCATGAGCGCGAGCACCAACAGTCCCTGCACAACACCAAGCTGCAGGAGCGCATCCGCATCGCGCACGAACTGCACGATGGCCTCGGCGCGAGTCTGGTGCGCGGCATGGCGCTGGTCGAACAGGCCGACGCGCCACTGCCCAACCAGCGCGTGCTCTCTCTGCTCAAGACGCTGCGCGATGATCTGCGCCAGATGATCGACTACAGTACCAGCTCCACAGCCGCAGTGCCCGATTCACCCGTGCAATGGGCCGCGCCGCTGCGCCACCGCTTCACGCGCATCCTCGATGAGCTGGATGTGGAAAGCGAATGGAACATCGCAGAGCACTGGCAGGACGAGCAGTTGCGACCCAACGCGCTGCAAAGCCTGAATCTCATTCGGCTGGCCGAAGAGGCGCTCACCAACGTCATCAAGCACAGCCGCGCCACCAAGGTGCGGGTGAGCTGCGAGCAGCCATCGCCCGCGCGCTTCATCGTGCGGGTGGAGGACAACGGCATCGGCTTTGATGTGCAGACCGTGCAGCAGACCAGTCTGAACGTCGGCATGCGCAGCATGACGGCGCGGGCCGCACGCATCGCAGGCAAGCTGAAGGTGGAGTCAGGCGCTTGCGGAACGGCGGTCGCCGTCGAGGTCACGCTGGAGCGCCCGCAACCCATTTCCGTTTGA
- a CDS encoding LrgB family protein, with product MISNEMIGVLSLLATLGCYWANKRLYRSHPHPLFMPIVATPIVLIALALATHVSYPQYIAQTHWLVWLLGPTTVAFALPLYENRVMMKKHWMSIATGVVVASVVSIGTTVMFAQWFGLSEELQKGLAVRSITTPFAIEAERVLGGSTDLAALFVLLTGVSGMLMGETILRLLPRVRSKLATGSIFGGAAHGAGVAKARQFGESQAVVASLVMMIAGAVNVLAAPWVRTLLF from the coding sequence ATGATCTCCAATGAAATGATCGGCGTGCTTTCGCTGCTCGCCACCCTCGGTTGCTACTGGGCCAACAAGCGCCTGTATCGCAGCCATCCACATCCGCTGTTCATGCCCATCGTGGCCACCCCCATCGTGCTGATCGCGCTGGCGCTGGCCACGCATGTGAGCTACCCGCAATACATCGCGCAGACGCACTGGCTGGTGTGGCTGCTGGGCCCCACCACCGTGGCGTTCGCGCTGCCGCTGTATGAAAACCGCGTGATGATGAAGAAGCACTGGATGTCGATCGCCACTGGCGTGGTGGTCGCGAGCGTCGTGTCCATCGGCACCACCGTGATGTTCGCGCAATGGTTTGGCCTGTCCGAAGAACTGCAGAAGGGCCTGGCCGTGCGCTCGATCACCACCCCGTTCGCCATCGAGGCCGAACGCGTGCTTGGTGGCTCCACCGATCTGGCCGCGCTGTTCGTGCTGCTGACCGGCGTGAGCGGCATGCTCATGGGCGAGACCATTTTGCGTCTGCTGCCGCGCGTGCGCAGCAAGCTCGCCACGGGGTCGATCTTCGGCGGCGCAGCGCACGGCGCGGGTGTTGCGAAGGCCCGCCAGTTCGGTGAGTCGCAGGCCGTGGTGGCCTCGCTCGTGATGATGATTGCCGGTGCGGTGAACGTGCTGGCAGCGCCCTGGGTGCGCACGCTGCTGTTCTGA
- a CDS encoding CidA/LrgA family protein, producing MSFKSSVAMDRAPVLLGAFKQGLKVVVQVVLLCSIWVAMDVARRHFGWSMPAGMIGFALLAVGLFTGLVKVQWLKGGTNWLLAEMLLFFVPAMLVVTEYGDLVRHQGLRILAVIIASTACVMVVTALAVDRVYRFELWLAHRRLCRSSHKE from the coding sequence ATGTCATTCAAATCTTCCGTCGCCATGGATCGAGCCCCCGTGCTGCTCGGCGCCTTCAAGCAGGGCCTCAAAGTGGTCGTGCAGGTGGTTTTGCTCTGCAGCATCTGGGTTGCCATGGATGTGGCGCGTCGGCATTTCGGCTGGAGCATGCCGGCCGGGATGATCGGTTTTGCGCTGCTGGCCGTGGGGCTGTTCACGGGGCTGGTGAAGGTGCAGTGGCTCAAGGGCGGCACCAACTGGCTGCTCGCCGAGATGTTGCTGTTCTTCGTGCCCGCCATGCTGGTGGTGACCGAATACGGCGATCTGGTGCGCCATCAGGGCCTGCGCATTCTGGCCGTGATCATCGCCAGCACCGCCTGCGTGATGGTGGTGACGGCGCTGGCCGTGGACCGCGTCTACCGCTTCGAGCTGTGGCTGGCGCATCGTCGCCTCTGCCGTTCGTCGCACAAGGAGTGA
- a CDS encoding LysR substrate-binding domain-containing protein, with protein MDLRALRYFVEVVRQNGFTRAANVLHVTQPTISKMVKALEDELGGPLLQREGRAVRLTDAGKVVYERGLVLLDEAKLLRQEVAEVDGIARGELTVGIMPTAGHYMAPVIALFQKRHPGVTLQVDEQGARAQRQALLDGKLDMTLGLITQPDPELETMTIARQTTRVAMAAHRVQDANMPVRWRDLKDLPFVLYASGFALHQAVLDHCEAAGFTPQIRLQSRYWDFIGDLVAQDVGIAVMFEHVIARYDPANVASRPLIEPALGWDVVVMWRRGYMSRAARAWLECVREVYPAHAAGGSTGIQ; from the coding sequence ATGGACTTGCGAGCCCTGCGCTACTTCGTCGAGGTCGTCCGACAAAACGGATTCACCCGTGCTGCCAACGTGCTGCACGTCACCCAACCCACGATCAGCAAGATGGTCAAAGCACTGGAGGACGAGCTGGGCGGCCCGCTGCTGCAGCGCGAAGGCCGCGCGGTGCGGCTGACGGACGCGGGCAAGGTGGTCTACGAACGCGGCCTCGTGCTGCTCGATGAAGCCAAGCTGCTGCGCCAGGAAGTGGCCGAGGTCGACGGCATTGCGCGCGGCGAACTCACCGTGGGCATCATGCCGACGGCGGGGCACTACATGGCGCCGGTCATCGCGCTGTTCCAGAAGCGCCATCCGGGCGTGACGCTGCAGGTGGACGAGCAAGGCGCACGCGCCCAGCGACAGGCGCTGCTCGACGGCAAGCTCGACATGACGCTGGGCCTCATCACCCAGCCCGACCCCGAACTCGAAACCATGACCATCGCGCGCCAGACCACCCGCGTGGCCATGGCCGCGCACCGCGTGCAGGACGCGAACATGCCCGTGCGCTGGCGCGACCTCAAGGACCTGCCGTTCGTGCTCTACGCCTCGGGCTTCGCACTGCATCAGGCCGTGCTCGACCACTGCGAGGCCGCAGGCTTCACGCCTCAGATCCGCCTGCAATCGCGCTACTGGGACTTCATCGGCGACCTCGTCGCGCAGGACGTCGGCATCGCCGTGATGTTCGAGCACGTCATCGCCCGCTACGACCCCGCCAACGTCGCCAGCCGCCCGCTGATCGAGCCGGCGCTCGGCTGGGACGTGGTGGTCATGTGGCGACGCGGCTACATGTCACGCGCGGCGCGGGCCTGGCTGGAGTGCGTGCGGGAGGTGTATCCGGCACACGCAGCAGGCGGATCTACTGGCATTCAGTAG
- a CDS encoding YfaP family protein: MKWTATAVWRAQPFWSASRLRWCVMALLAWCSMGMDAVRAAETPVVVVGRTQACFSRDYALELAAIAAENNANEACTAMGSGWRLGELRIPGYQQCKQCGTSGEYRCEITQVSYSCISRDGAAAKPEKEEKPPKDAKSGKAEKLDKTDPNRRGKGSSAGTESASPGSAALEGLYKPPSGEEKGAAAARNPLEQFEVQRAEMLKQPIRITSPQPRQQVMARVVDVVGNTQGVLRNVELTVHFNGTQQRITSDASGKFQVRLVTAAGPNTVKVCHAQACSEVSIDARIQPQALMATLTWQGRADLDLHVLTPSGAHCMHSRRSIANECSLDIDDVRGVNPENISIPPTSPKGNYRFSVVNYSGQPDIPGVLTVYKDERLVETRRFVTAGGQKSTALEISIGNE, translated from the coding sequence GTGAAGTGGACAGCGACTGCGGTCTGGCGTGCCCAGCCATTCTGGAGTGCGAGCAGATTGCGATGGTGCGTGATGGCGCTGCTGGCCTGGTGCAGCATGGGCATGGATGCCGTGCGTGCTGCGGAGACCCCGGTGGTTGTCGTGGGCAGGACGCAAGCCTGTTTTTCGCGTGACTACGCATTGGAGCTGGCCGCGATTGCCGCCGAAAACAATGCGAACGAGGCCTGCACCGCCATGGGCTCGGGTTGGCGGTTGGGCGAACTGCGCATTCCCGGTTATCAACAATGCAAGCAGTGTGGAACGTCCGGCGAATATCGCTGCGAGATCACCCAGGTCAGCTATTCCTGCATTTCCAGGGATGGTGCGGCAGCCAAGCCGGAAAAAGAGGAGAAACCGCCGAAAGACGCCAAGTCCGGCAAGGCTGAAAAGTTGGACAAAACGGACCCGAATCGAAGGGGGAAGGGGTCGTCGGCAGGCACGGAGTCAGCCAGCCCCGGCTCAGCGGCGCTGGAGGGACTGTACAAGCCACCATCCGGCGAGGAGAAAGGCGCGGCTGCAGCGCGCAATCCCCTCGAGCAGTTCGAGGTGCAGAGGGCTGAAATGCTCAAGCAACCCATCCGCATCACGTCGCCGCAGCCGCGCCAGCAGGTCATGGCGCGCGTGGTGGATGTGGTGGGCAACACGCAAGGCGTTTTGCGCAACGTCGAATTGACGGTGCATTTCAATGGAACACAACAGCGAATCACCAGTGATGCGAGCGGAAAATTTCAAGTCCGGCTCGTCACGGCGGCCGGGCCGAACACAGTGAAGGTGTGCCATGCGCAGGCGTGCAGTGAAGTCTCCATCGACGCCAGGATTCAGCCGCAGGCGCTGATGGCCACGCTCACATGGCAGGGGCGCGCAGACCTCGACCTGCATGTACTGACGCCCTCCGGTGCTCACTGCATGCACAGCCGCCGGAGCATCGCCAACGAGTGCTCTCTGGATATCGACGATGTTCGCGGCGTGAACCCGGAAAACATCTCCATTCCGCCCACATCGCCCAAGGGCAACTACCGTTTCAGCGTCGTCAACTACAGCGGCCAGCCCGACATTCCCGGCGTACTCACGGTCTACAAGGATGAGCGCTTGGTGGAGACGCGGCGATTCGTCACGGCGGGTGGGCAGAAATCCACCGCTCTGGAAATCAGTATCGGCAATGAGTGA